CAGGATGACAAAAATCGTTATGAATTTCCCATACATCGTCAATTTAAATTATATCTTAAATGACCGCGGCGAAGTTCTGCTGCAGAAAAAGGCGCGCGGATTCGGCAAGGGAAATTGGAACGGCCCGGGAGGAAAATTAAAACCAGGAGAAAGTCCGGCTGATT
The sequence above is drawn from the Patescibacteria group bacterium genome and encodes:
- a CDS encoding NUDIX domain-containing protein; amino-acid sequence: MNFPYIVNLNYILNDRGEVLLQKKARGFGKGNWNGPGGKLKPGESPADSARREVLEETGIIIKDLEQRGEIEFVFIDGSINNHTYVFVTRDWEG